AGAGCAGCTTGACGTCATCGGGATCATTGGGACAGGCCAGAATCGGCTCGGTGATCTCAGCCAGGTCGATTTCGATGACCGCGGCATATTCGGCGTTCTTATCGGCCTTGAGCAACTTGGGATTCTTGAGCCACTCCTTGACGGCATCGATGCGCTTGCGCAGCGTCTCGGCGTCCTGATAGCCCTCCTCGATCATCTTCTCCATCAGCGCCACGTTGGAGCGCAGATAGGTGCAGACCGATTCCTCGGAAAGTTGGATGCAACCCGCGGCGGCGGAGCGCTCGGCGGCGGCGTCGGTCAACTCGAAAGCCTGCTCGACGGAGAGATCGGGCAAACCTTCCATTTCCAGGATGCGCCCGTTGAAGATATTGACCTTGTTCTTCTTGGGCACGGTGAGCAGGCCCTGCTTGATCGCCCAGTAGGGGATGGCATTGACCGCGTCGCGCAGGGTGATGCCAGGATTGAATTTGCCCTTGAAGCGCACCAGAACCGATTCGGGCATATCGAGCGGCATGAAGCCCATGGCTCCCGCGAAGGCCACAAGACCGGAGCCGGCCGGGAAACTGATGCCGATGGGGAAGCGGGTGTGAGAATCACCCCCGGTACCCACGGTGTCGGGCAGCAGCAGGCGATTGAGCCAGGAATGAATGACGCCGTCGCCGGGACGCAGGGCCACGCCGCCGCGCTCGGCGATAAAGGCGGGCAGCGTCTTGTGCATTTTCACGTCGGCCGGCTTGGGATAGGCGGCGGTGTGGCAGAAGGACTGCATGAACATGGGCGCGAGAAAGCGCAGACAAGCCAGTTCCTTGAGCTCATCGGCCGTCATGGGGCCGGTGGTGTCCTGGGATCCGACGGTGGTCATCTTGGGCTCGCAAGCGGTGCCGGGCAGGATGCCCTCGACGCCGCAGGCCTTGCCCACCATTTTCTGCGCCAAGGAGTAGCCCTGGCCCGATTTCGGGGTCGGATTGACCGGCAAAGTGAAAATGTCGGTGGCCCCCAGACCCAAAGCGACGCGGGCCTTGTCGGTGAGCGACCGGCCGATGATCAGGGGAATGCGACCCCCGGCGCGGAATTCATCGGGAACCGTGTTGGGGCTGATCTGGAAGGTCGTGATGACCTTGCCCGAGGCGTCGGTGACCTCGCCTTTCTTGGTATTGATGGTGATAACGTCGCCGGTGTTGAACTTGGTCACATCCATCTTGAGGGGGAGCGCGCCGGAATCCTGGGCGGTGTTGAAGAAAATCGGCGCGATGACGCCGCCGATGATGACGCCGCCGGTTTTTTTGTTGGGAACACAGGGAATCTCCTCCCCGATGTGCCAGAGAACGCTGTTGCAGGCGGATTTACGCGACGAACCGGTGCCCACCACATCCCCGACGAAGGCCACCTGATGACCTTCCTTGCGAAATTGCGCGATGGTTTCCAGGCCGCCGGGGAAGCGCGTCTTACCCATGGCCAAGGCATGCAGCGGGATGTCGGGGCGGCTCCAGGCATCGCCTGCCGGGGAGAAATCGTCGGTGTTGATTTCGCCCTCGACCTTGAAGACTTTCACCGTAATGGTTTCGGGAACACCGGGCTTGCCGGTGAACCATTCGGCCTTGGCCCAGGATTCCAGCACCTTCTTGGCGGCGGCGTTGGTCTTGCTCAGCGCCACCACCTCATCGAAAGCGTCATACACCAGGGTGATCCCGGAGAGAGCCTTGGCGGCATCATCCGCCAGACTGGCGTCCTTAAGGGCATCCACCAGGGGTTTAACGTTGTAGCCGCCGATCATGGTGCCGAGAATCCGCACCGCCTCGCTCTTGGAAATCAGCGGTGAAACCGCCTTGCCTTTCAGAATCTGATCGAGAAAAGCCGCCTTGACCTCGGCGGCCGGATCGACACCCGGAGAAATCCGATTTTTAAACAGGTCGAGCAGAAACTCTTCCTTGCCGGCGGGGGGGTTCTGCAGCAGCTTGCAGAGTTCGGCGGTTTGCTCGGGATTGAGCGGCAAAGCCGGAATGCCTTGGGCATTGCGTTCCGCTTGGTGTCTCAGATAGGCGTCGATCATCGCTGTCCTCCTCGGAATTGTGTCGGCGGCCGAAGCCGAACCGGACTGCTTAAAGCTGGCCACCGACCTTGGTCGGTGAGAGAAAAGCCCTTGAAAAATAACTATATAGAAATCAACGAAGGGCGAGACAGGGGCCGGAATGGTGCATACTGTATACGATTTATGCGGGGTTTGTCAATGACGCAGAGTGCCGGCGCATCTGAAACCCAAGCAGGTCGGGATCAGCGGCCGATCCTCAACTCACCCCCTGGAATGTGACGCATTCCGTCACAAATCCACCTCAAAGTACCGATACCACCCTATGACTCTTGAGGTGTCGCCATGTTTGAGTTCATCATGCTCCTGTGTTTTGCCGCGACCGGATTCGCGCATCTGTTGCCGGGCACGTGCTCCCTGAAGACACAAAAAAAGGCCCGGCGAGACACCTCTCACCGGGCCAGAATCAAAAATCAGGAAACCAACGGAACTCAATTCATCAGAGCCTTGACTTTCTCAAAGCCCAGATTATAGGCCTTCTTGTTGAGCTCGATGAACGCTTCGGGAACGCGGGAAAGCACCGCCTTCTCGCCTGCCTCGCGGGAAACCGCGTCGGTCAGGGCGATCATCGCGCCAAGGGCAACGACGTTGGCCACGATTTCGCGACCAATATCTTCCTTGGCAGTGCGCATGATGGGCATTCTGACGATTTTGAAATCGCCCTTGGGCTCGCGGGGCACGAAGTCGGCGTCGAGCAACAGCACACCGCCGGGCTTGATGCCGTTGGCGTATTTGTCTGCGGCTTCCTGGGTCATGGCCAGGCAGGCGTCGACAATGGTCGCCTTGGGGTAGTCGATGGGGCCGTCGGAGATGATGACTTCCGACTTGGAAGCGCCGCCGCGAGCCTCAGGGCCATAGCTCTGGGACTGAACGGCGTGCTTGCCCTCG
This is a stretch of genomic DNA from Geoalkalibacter sp.. It encodes these proteins:
- a CDS encoding 2-oxoacid:acceptor oxidoreductase family protein yields the protein MAQRFEIRFSGAGGQGLITAGIILAEAASIVEGKHAVQSQSYGPEARGGASKSEVIISDGPIDYPKATIVDACLAMTQEAADKYANGIKPGGVLLLDADFVPREPKGDFKIVRMPIMRTAKEDIGREIVANVVALGAMIALTDAVSREAGEKAVLSRVPEAFIELNKKAYNLGFEKVKALMN
- the acnB gene encoding bifunctional aconitate hydratase 2/2-methylisocitrate dehydratase; amino-acid sequence: MIDAYLRHQAERNAQGIPALPLNPEQTAELCKLLQNPPAGKEEFLLDLFKNRISPGVDPAAEVKAAFLDQILKGKAVSPLISKSEAVRILGTMIGGYNVKPLVDALKDASLADDAAKALSGITLVYDAFDEVVALSKTNAAAKKVLESWAKAEWFTGKPGVPETITVKVFKVEGEINTDDFSPAGDAWSRPDIPLHALAMGKTRFPGGLETIAQFRKEGHQVAFVGDVVGTGSSRKSACNSVLWHIGEEIPCVPNKKTGGVIIGGVIAPIFFNTAQDSGALPLKMDVTKFNTGDVITINTKKGEVTDASGKVITTFQISPNTVPDEFRAGGRIPLIIGRSLTDKARVALGLGATDIFTLPVNPTPKSGQGYSLAQKMVGKACGVEGILPGTACEPKMTTVGSQDTTGPMTADELKELACLRFLAPMFMQSFCHTAAYPKPADVKMHKTLPAFIAERGGVALRPGDGVIHSWLNRLLLPDTVGTGGDSHTRFPIGISFPAGSGLVAFAGAMGFMPLDMPESVLVRFKGKFNPGITLRDAVNAIPYWAIKQGLLTVPKKNKVNIFNGRILEMEGLPDLSVEQAFELTDAAAERSAAAGCIQLSEESVCTYLRSNVALMEKMIEEGYQDAETLRKRIDAVKEWLKNPKLLKADKNAEYAAVIEIDLAEITEPILACPNDPDDVKLLSEVAGTPIQDVFLGSCMTNIGHFRAAGEIWRGQKFNPAVRTWICPPTRMDQDKLKDEAYFSVYSAIGARIEIAGCSLCMGNQARVPDGVNMFSTSTRNFDDRIGDGAKVYLGSAELGAVITNLGRIPTPAEYLAVYKEKVQPKAEKIYQYLQFDEMEGYKKSA